The Faecalibacter sp. LW9 genome has a segment encoding these proteins:
- a CDS encoding S9 family peptidase, with the protein MKTNLLYATLLLSTLSVAQQKEITMKDAVLGLSTNLRIENLNQVQWIPSEDAYTQNVKTKYGEALVKRHVPNNKVDTIFRSTQFEGNRIPSLNWINNQKAFFNQKGAFKTVATNGQINNWINIPANAEDVEFDATNNQAGYTIDNNLYFVDNAGNTHQITKDGSYNIVNGKSVHQNEFGIHKGIYISPKGNYVAFYRMDQTVVTEYPIIDWSVQPAVNKNIKYPFAGTKNHTVTLGVYNPKTKQTVFLQTEPEKDQYLTSVTWSPDEKHIYIGILSRNQKHLKLNQYDATSGQFIKTLFEEHDDKYVEPQHELYFIPGKTNEFVWWSQRDGFMHLYRFNTNGKLINQITKGDWIVTDIVGQNAKAKELLIVTTKDSPKERHLYAVNWENGKLRKLTKEAGTHNPSVSTSGIYAIDNWSNDNTPRKIDVINTTSGKIDNLLTAKNPLEGYKTAKVENVTLKADDGTDLYGKLIYPNNFDATKKYPVIVYLYNGPHAQLINNKFPASGNLWYDHLAEKGYVVFTMDGRGSANRGLKFEQAIHGKAATTEMEDQMKGVDYLKALPFVDAERMGIHGWSYGGFMTTSFMLRKPDVFKVGVAGGPVIDWRQYEAMYTERYMESPQDNPKGYEGNNLLTKVNNLQGKLLVIHGSLDPVVVWQHSMDLLKESVKAGKQLDYYVYPNHEHNVRGVERVHLMQKITDYFDLYLKPESTK; encoded by the coding sequence ATGAAGACAAACTTATTATACGCTACCCTTTTGTTAAGTACATTATCGGTTGCGCAGCAAAAGGAAATTACGATGAAAGATGCCGTACTGGGTTTAAGTACAAATCTACGCATTGAAAATTTAAATCAGGTACAATGGATTCCAAGTGAAGATGCTTATACGCAGAATGTAAAGACCAAATATGGAGAAGCATTGGTTAAACGCCATGTACCGAACAATAAAGTCGATACGATTTTCCGTTCGACTCAATTTGAAGGCAATCGTATTCCATCGTTAAATTGGATTAACAACCAAAAAGCTTTTTTCAACCAAAAAGGCGCTTTTAAAACGGTTGCAACCAATGGTCAAATCAATAACTGGATCAATATTCCCGCGAATGCAGAAGATGTAGAATTTGATGCAACGAATAATCAAGCAGGTTATACCATTGACAACAACTTATATTTTGTTGATAACGCTGGTAACACGCATCAAATCACTAAAGATGGTTCATACAATATCGTTAATGGAAAGTCAGTTCACCAAAACGAGTTTGGAATCCACAAAGGAATCTACATTTCTCCAAAAGGAAATTATGTTGCATTCTATCGTATGGATCAAACGGTGGTCACTGAATATCCTATTATTGATTGGTCGGTTCAACCTGCAGTCAATAAAAACATCAAATATCCATTTGCCGGAACGAAAAATCATACGGTAACATTAGGCGTTTATAATCCTAAAACAAAACAAACGGTTTTCTTACAAACAGAACCAGAAAAGGATCAATACTTAACATCTGTCACTTGGTCACCCGATGAAAAACACATTTACATTGGAATTTTAAGCCGTAATCAAAAACACTTGAAATTAAACCAATACGATGCAACTTCTGGTCAATTCATTAAAACATTGTTTGAAGAACACGATGATAAGTATGTAGAACCTCAACACGAATTATATTTTATACCGGGTAAAACAAACGAATTTGTGTGGTGGTCGCAACGCGATGGATTTATGCATTTGTACCGTTTTAACACGAACGGAAAATTAATCAACCAAATCACCAAAGGGGATTGGATTGTAACTGATATCGTAGGTCAAAATGCAAAAGCAAAAGAGTTGTTAATTGTTACGACTAAAGATTCACCTAAAGAACGTCATTTATATGCTGTAAACTGGGAGAATGGAAAGTTACGTAAATTAACAAAAGAAGCTGGAACGCATAATCCTTCGGTTTCCACTTCTGGAATCTATGCGATTGATAACTGGAGCAATGATAACACGCCTCGTAAAATCGATGTGATCAATACTACATCTGGAAAGATTGATAATTTATTGACAGCGAAAAATCCTTTAGAAGGTTATAAAACAGCGAAAGTTGAAAATGTCACATTAAAAGCGGATGATGGAACCGATTTATACGGGAAATTAATCTACCCAAATAACTTTGATGCGACGAAAAAGTATCCCGTAATCGTTTACTTATACAATGGTCCTCATGCTCAATTAATCAACAATAAATTCCCAGCTTCTGGAAACTTATGGTACGATCATTTAGCAGAAAAAGGATATGTGGTATTCACCATGGATGGACGTGGATCTGCGAATCGTGGTTTAAAATTCGAGCAAGCCATTCATGGAAAAGCGGCTACTACAGAAATGGAAGACCAAATGAAAGGTGTGGATTATTTAAAAGCTTTACCTTTCGTGGATGCAGAGCGAATGGGAATTCACGGTTGGAGTTATGGTGGATTTATGACAACCTCATTTATGTTACGTAAACCTGATGTATTTAAAGTTGGTGTTGCTGGTGGACCAGTCATCGATTGGCGTCAGTACGAAGCCATGTATACAGAGCGTTATATGGAATCACCTCAAGACAATCCAAAAGGGTATGAAGGAAACAACTTATTAACAAAAGTGAATAACTTACAAGGGAAACTATTAGTGATTCACGGTTCGTTAGATCCTGTTGTGGTTTGGCAACATTCAATGGATTTATTAAAAGAATCCGTAAAAGCGGGAAAGCAATTGGATTACTATGTGTATCCTAATCACGAACACAATGTTCGCGGCGTGGAACGTGTGCATTTAATGCAAAAAATTACCGATTACTTTGATTTATATTTAAAACCAGAGTCAACAAAATAA